NNNNNNNNNNNNNNNNNNNNNNNNNNNNNNNNNNNNNNNNNNNNNNNNNNNNNNNNNNNNNNNNNNNNNNNNNNNNNNNNNNNNNNNNNNNNNNNNNNNNNNNNNNNNNNNNNNNNNNNNNNNNNNNNNNNNNNNNNNNNNNNNNNNNNNNNNNNNNNNNNNNNNNNNNNNNNNNNNNNNNNNNNNNNNNNNNNNNNNNNNNNNNNNNNNNNNNNNNNNNNNNNNNNNNNNNNNNNNNNNNNNNNNNNNNNNNNNNNNNNNNNNNNNNNNNNNNNNNNNNNNNNNNNNNNNNNNNNNNNNNNNNNNNNNNNNNNNNNNNNNNNNNNNNNNNNNNNNNNNNNNNNNNNNNNNNNNNNNNNNNNNNNNNNNNNNNNNNNNNNNNNNNNNNNNNNNNNNNNNNNNNNNNNNNNNNNNNNNNNNNNNNNNNNNNNNNNNNNNNNNNNNNNNNNNNNNNNNNNNNNNNNNNNNNNNNNNNNNNNNNNNNNNNNNNNNNNNNNNNNNNNNNNNNNNNNNNNNNNNNNNNNNNNNNNNNNNNNNNNNNNNNNNNNNNNNNNNNNNNNNNNNNNNNNNNNNNNNNNNNNNNNNNNNNNNNNNNNNNNNNNNNNNNNNNNNNNNNNNNNNNNNNNNNNNNNNNNNNNNNNNNNNNNNNNNNNNNNNNNNNNNNNNNNNNNNNNNNNNNNNNNNNNNNNNNNNNNNNNNNNNNNNNNNNNNNNNNNNNNNNNNNNNNNNNNNNNNNNNNNNNNNNNNNNNNNNNNNNNNNNNNNNNNNNNNNNNNNNNNNNNNNNNNNNNNNNNNNNNNNNNNNNNNNNNNNNNNNNNNNNNNNNNNNNNNNNNNNNNNNNNNNNNNNNNNNNNNNNNNNNNNNNNNNNNNNNNNNNNNNNNNNNNNNNNNNNNNNNNNNNNNNNNNNNNNNNNNNNNNNNNNNNNNNNNNNNNNNNNNNNNNNNNNNNNNNNNNNNNNNNNNNNNNNNNNNNNNNNNNNNNNNNNNNNNNNNNNNNNNNNNNNNNNNNNNNNNNNNNNNNNNNNNNNNNNNNNNNNNNNNNNNNNNNNNNNNNNNNNNNNNNNNNNNNNNNNNNNNNNNNNNNNNNNNNNNNNNNNNNNNNNNNNNNNNNNNNNNNNNNNNNNNNNNNNNNNNNNNNNNNNNNNNNNNNNNNNNNNNNNNNNNNNNNNNNNNNNNNNNNNNNNNNNNNNNNNNNNNNNNNNNNNNNNNNNNNNNNNNNNNNNNNNNNNNNNNNNNNNNNNNNNNNNNNNNNNNNNNNNNNNNNNNNNNNNNNNNNNNNNNNNNNNNNNNNNNNNNNNNNNNNNNNNNNNNNNNNNNNNNNNNNNNNNNNNNNNNNNNNNNNNNNNNNNNNNNNNNNNNNNNNNNNNNNNNNNNNNNNNNNNNNNNNNNNNNNNNNNNNNNNNNNNNNNNNNNNNNNNNNNNNNNNNNNNNNNNNNNNNNNNNNNNNNNNNNNNNNNNNNNNNNNNNNNNNNNNNNNNNNNNNNNNNNNNNNNNNNNNNNNNNNNNNNNNNNNNNNNNNNNNNNNNNNNNNNNNNNNNNNNNNNNNNNNNNNNNNNNNNNNNNNNNNNNNNNNNNNNNNNNNNNNNNNNNNNNNNNNNNNNNNNNNNNNNNNNNNNNNNNNNNNNNNNNNNNNNNNNNNNNNNNNNNNNNNNNNNNNNNNNNNNNNNNNNNNNNNNNNNNNNNNNNNNNNNNNNNNNNNNNNNNNNNNNNNNNNNNNNNNNNNNNNNNNNNNNNNNNNNNNNNNNNNNNNNNNNNNNNNNNNNNNNNNNNNNNNNNNNNNNNNNNNNNNNNNNNNNNNNNNNNNNNNNNNNNNNNNNNNNNNNNNNNNNNNNNNNNNNNNNNNNNNNNNNNNNNNNNNNNNNNNNNNNNNNNNNNNNNNNNNNNNNNNNNNNNNNNNNNNNNNNNNNNNNNNNNNNNNNNNNNNNNNNNNNNNNNNNNNNNNNNNNNNNNNNNNNNNNNNNNNNNNNNNNNNNNNNNNNNNNNNNNNNNNNNNNNNNNNNNNNNNNNNNNNNNNNNNNNNNNNNNNNNNNNNNNNNNNNNNNNNNNNNNNNNNNNNNNNgtggatggatggatgggtggatggatggatggatggatgggtggatggatggatggatggatggatgggtggatggatgggtggatggatgggtggatggatggatggatgggtgggtggatggatggatggatggatgggtggatggatggatggatgggtggatggatagatagataggaaggaCAAACACACTTAGAGGATGTCATGTGGGAGTCAAGACCTCAAAGCGCTGGCAGAGTAGGGAGAGTTACCAGGTGCCAAGAAGGGCCAAGGACCACAAGCTTTGAGGACAGAGACTTGATCATTGTcctagtcagtgttctgttgccatgaccacagcacctcttataaaggaaaataatggaTTGGGGCATGCTTACATTTCAGAGGTAGAGTCCATTATTggcatggcaggaaacatggcagcatgcaggcagacatggtgctggaggaggagctgagagttctgcattcacaggcattaaaaagaaaagaagaactagGGCAGCTGGGcccttgaaacctcaaaacttACTCCCAGTGACATGGCTCCTCCAATGAGACCACACCcacttcagcaaggccacacctcctaacccctCCTAACGAGTGTCATTCTGTGatgatcaagcattcaaatacatgagcctatggaggccattctcagtCAGACCACACAGCCACCATCTTAcatttctcctgcttctgttgttttttttacCATGCTGGACTGCTTCTTAGATTTCTGTAATTAGTGATAGAACCTTATATTCTTGATCAAGGTTTTTGTTGGCTCAAACTTTGATGCCCAGTGTGAAGAATAAATGCCTCCCCCCTAGGGTTTATTATGTAGGTCAGATTTGCTTcagccttgctatgtagccaggctggcctcagactcagtgTGCAATCTAAGCTTGCCATAAACTCATAATCCcgttctcagcctcctgaatgctgctgTAGCAGACGTGGCCACCATCCCCTGCTTCTTCACTTCTGAATGCTTAGCTGGAGTGAGTCTGAGAGCATTGGGGACCTTGTGAAAAGAACATACAGCTATGTTCTCTGTCAAGGTTCCGACCTTCAGAATTCCCGCCCACCCAACTTCTCACTGCCTCTACCACCTGAGCTCACCCTGCACTTACTGTCAACTCTTTTGAGAGGTGCAGCTATGTGCCAGAGGTAAATTGCCATTGCTGATGAATTATCTCAGGACAGTTACACAGAatgcaaagaagaaaggagaagaagctGTGTGCATCGTTCCCCAGGTGCTGTGCAAAGTGTGTGGCCTTCATGACCTCCCCTAGTTGAGCCATTGTACAGTTtccttttacagatgaggaagtgCACAAAGGTCATGTGATCAAGGTCACAGGAAGGTCACACACTTCTGGTCCGTGTGAAGCTAGAGCTGCCTGCCTCCTTAGCTGTGCCTCTTGCCGTCCGATTGCACTGGGCTCTGAGGTTGGAGGCTAAAAATTGATGTTCAGCCCTGGAATAGTCGTGAAGCCAAAGCCCTGACTAGGATTCTGGGTTAACCAGGATGTGATGTTGTGTGTGGTGGCAGCCGTCATCCATGGTGGTGTCATTCTGCTCGAAGCTCCCTTTGATTGTTCACCTACCTTCCTGAGACGGTCTTTACACGACTGTGCTTCTAAGTCTACCCACAGAGAGAGCTGCCTCTGAGGAGCCAAGCCCTTGTTTCCTGCTAAACATTCTCCTGACtacacatttgtttgtttcattttgattttatatgaAGTCCTCTCAAAGCCAATAAATACTGAGATACAATATTGAGTACTCCTAATATAAATAAAGGACACAGTTTGTTAATTAGTGACTGTGAGGTACATTTTTATAAAGATCATAGTGCCAACACCTCGTTCCTCTGTTCTTCCATTCGCAGGTCCGAAATGAGTTTTACAAGGACACACAAGGTGTGATACTAGTCTATGATGTTGGACAGAAAGACTCATTTGATGCCCTTGATTCATGGCTGGCAGAGATGAAGCAGGAGCTTGGGCCTCACGGGAACATGGACAACattgtctttgttgtttgtgCCAACAAGGTAACTGCTCTGAATGGGTTTGCTAACAGTTGTGCTTTTGAGGACACAAAAAGGAAAGAGCTAGGTATGTGACTCAGCCTGAAATCACGGGGCTCAGGATCAAAAGCAGGAGCTCTCTGAATTTGATGCTGACTTGAGCTATGTAGAGAGTTCCTGGGCATGgtttagtgagaccttgtctttagtCTTcaagcacaaacacatgcacacataatgaGGGCATGTTATTTTTTAACATAGAAATCAGTAGCCTTAgccaggcagaggtaggtgatgcctttaatcccagcacttgggaggcagaggcaggatttctaagttcaaggccagcttggtctcctggtctacagagtgagttctaggataacctgggctacatagtgaggtcaacccctccatctcaaaaataaataaataaataataaaaaattagccTTTGAAAACATGTCTTTGAGACAAAAACCATGAAACCTGATCTAACtggatttttgttcattttttcccccttggatTCCATCTTGAGGAAACAGTCTAGGGACTATACAGGAAAAGCCTAATATTTGCAGTTTGACCTGGTGGGAGAGCTTGTTTAAGGCAGAAGGTGGCCTCTTGGTAGGACAGGGAGTGAGTCAACTGTCACAGAGTACACAACAGCTGCTTTCCCATGGGAGGAAGTGGGAAGTGTGCTCTAAATTAGATGGAGACTCTGTCATTGGGCTTTGTTGTTTGGTCCTGTTTAGCCTGATGGTTTTACACACAGCTCTGAGGCTCAGGATAAAGACCTCACTTGGCCTGGGGTAGTGGGTCAAAGTGGaccctctctctgtcctgtcctgactttaTTTCAGATCGACTGCTCCAAACACCGCTGCATCGATGAAAGTGAGGGGCGTCTCTGGGCTGAAAGCAAAGGGTTCCTGTACTTTGAAACATCAGCACAGACTGGAGAGGGAATCAACGAGATGTTCCAGGTAACCAGATGTCCTGTTCTAGGGTTTATGTCAAAGCCAGCTGGGGCAAGTCCTAGTTGAGATTCTGAGAAGCAAAACAGTAATGGGACTTTGTCAGAGAAGGGGTGGAGTGGGAGAATCCGAGTGATCCAGTGTGGGCAGACCTGACTCATCATCTCAGTCACCTGGGATTCCATCCTGCCAGAAAACACCTGGCCAGAGCAACGTACGGAAAGCAAGGGCTTAGTTTTAGATACAATTGAAGGGAACAGACCACTGTGGCAGGGAAGTTACGGTGACAGAAGGTGGaagccagcacttaggaggcagagaaaggtgagcGCAGGCCAgacctctgcttgctttcttcagtCCAGGACTCCATGCTGTGGTGCTGTCATAgttagggtgagtcttcccagCCCAGTGTAGAAAAGCCCTCAGACGGTCCCCAGTGACTCTAAGTTCCATCAAGTAGATGCTCAGAGTGACCCTTCACCCCTGGGGAAATGCTTTACCATGCTTTGGGCCTCTCGGAGCCTCATGCTGCCGTGGAGCCTACGGATAGTttacctttgttttgtttaagacagggtctcactgtgttgccttggctgtcctagaactcgctagataaactaggctggcctcaaattcaaaaagGGTGGCCTGCTtctgtcccctgagtgctggctcaaaagtgtatgccaccacgTCTGACTAGACCCTTGAAATTTGTGTCTTGAGAAACACTCCAGGTGTTTGTGGTGGTCACCGGAGTTAGCAAGTCACTATACTACACTGAGATGAAGATTTAAAAAACTAAGCTTCAAAACTATCTTTGGATAATGGTGTTACATTCATATGAAGCCTCCCTCACTGTGGCAAAACTGACTGGCCACACACAGGTTATCTGACCCTATACTCATAGAGCAGCTCCCAACTCACTTAGTTTAGAGACTAGGAGACCATCACTGCAGAATCTAGCTGGTCACACAGAAAAATCCAAAAGGCAGTGGAAGGCTGTGCTCCCATGGCAGCCTGAGTAGAGAGTCATTTCTtgttgttgtgtgcatgtgtgtgtgcatatctgtgtgcagatgtgtatgGGTGTCCTCTCAGGTGTGTAGAGGTAGGTGTCAAGTGTCTTTCTTGCTCTCCACCTTTTGAGCTGGGAGTCTCTTGGGGAACTGGAGCTCACCAGCTGTCTAGACTGGCATCGAGAGTCAccaggatccacctgtctgccACTTCCCCACCTTAGCACTACAGCTCTGACCCTGCTCCTGGCTCCGTAGCACCAGattcactttttaaaaccattaattttgaataatttttaggAAAGGAGGCTACTTAAAACAGTAAGTAATAAAGTCAGGGCCTGATTATAGATCCATTTAGAAGGTGTCTTTGTTAGAAGGTTTCTATCGCTGCAATGCAACACTATAACcaaaaagcagcttggggagaaaagggtttatttggctttactcaggacaggaactcaggctgcgcaggatcctggaggcaggagctgatgcagaggccatggagggatgctgcttactggcttgcttcacatggcctgctcagtctgctttcttatagaacccaggaccaccagcccagggctggcaccacccacaatgggctggaccctccctcattgattgctaattgagaaaatgccctacagctgaatctcatggaggcatttcctcaacagcagctcctttctctgtgaagactctagcttgtgtcaagttgacacaagaaACCAGCCAATACAGAAGTGGGggtgtaaataaattatttttcttcttgtgagTGTATCTAACATTTGGGAATTTTTAGCCTTTTGGATACTATAGCTATCCTGCACAAAGTCGGTCTTAATTGCTGTGTGAGATTGTATTGAttctttctcttgatttctttctcacaaGAGGCCACTCCTGGAAGACAGGTGCCATCCTTGGCTGGCAGGATTTGCTATGCTTCCTCTTCATTTGAGCACATTGGTCTTCATGAATGCCATATATTTGTGATACACAGCCATCCAACTAACCTTTGACAGTTCTGGGTGTTTACATATCTCACGTTATTTGAGATGTGTGACTTGTGTCGAGTATTGTTTTTGTTTCGCACATGAGAACATCTCAGGGAGTGTGTGTAGTTACTGAGAGACAacacttctctttccttctggttGAGTACTTTAACTCTGCAGTCTGTGATCatttaatacacatatacaatgctTCATTATGCAAATGAGAGTAGCTGGCATCTCCACGGATTAGATTCCATTCTCCTCTGGCCTCATTCATATGCTAATCTCTCTGTCCAGAGTACACCTTTCTCCGTTTTGCTGCTTTGGGGAGTCTGTCTTTACTTCTGGTTTACCACAGGCTGTTGAGGTGTGTCTCTCTTTATATGTCTTCTGCCTgggatttgttcattttctgagattgcctggtgcccatggaagcaagaagagggtTTTGGGTCCTCTGGGGCTAGAGTTACAGTTTATTGTGATCTGCCATGtcggtgctggaaatcaaacacaAGTCCTCTGCTAGAACAACACATGCACTTATCTACTCCAGCCTccacataaaaatttttttttagagaataGGTATTTTTTCATCAAGTATGGGAAGCCTTGctgtttttctttggcttttggtgtgtgtgtatgtgtgcactttcGAGTGTGCATATGTGGATGCCAGAGGGCAATTTTGGGGTCATTCCTCAGgtttccttgtttttttgagacagggactgtCACTGGCCTGGGGCTCATGAATTCacctaggctgactggccagcaagcccctggaTACCACTGATCTTTGATTCCTTAGTGCTGGGTTACAAGCACaccttactgtttttaaaaagggattaAACTGAGGGCCTCAGCTTGGGCAGCAAGTCATACCCActaagccctctccccagcccatttttatttatttatttattttttaaagatctatttattgattatatgtaaatacactgtagctgtcttcagacactccagaagagggcgccagatctcgttaaggatggttgtgagccaccatgtggttgctgggatttgaactctggaccttcggaagagcagtcgggtgctcttatccactgagccatctctccagccccccagcccatttttaaagaagatgtatttttttttttatgtatatgagcattcgcctgtctgtatgtataccatgtgcttgcctggtactcaccagaggtcagaagagggtgttgggtcacctgaagctggagttttagactgttgtgagctgccatgtgggtgctgggaactgaaccctggtcctctcaagagcaatgtgtgcttttaatgctaaaccatctctccagggcccaaataagatatttttttaaaagatataactttctttatcttctttcagTATTTCTGAAAAATAGCTAGGTGTTCTTTGAAACCTAACTCCAGCACTGGAGTCAGCTCAGGTTTAGTCACTACTGACTGCTTCCCCCGACATCGGCCATGGTTCCTTGTTTGTGTGGTAGCAAGGTTTTGATTGCTTACCACATCTGTCTGGGAAGGCAACATTGTAGAGACCCTgcatatttctctttctcagaagAATGCTGCTTCTTGTTGCAGAAGGTATATTGCAATGAACTCGTGTCAGCTTGCATTTTTGCTTTAATGTCAGAGATCTGAAGGAAGCCCAGAGTATTCCCTAAACCGTCTAATTTGGTAGGGTTTCAACGTCTGTTTTTCATCAATCGTGTTGGTTCTTGGCGTTGGGTTTAGTTAGGATGTGGGAAACTCCTACAGTACAGGGAGGTACAGTACAGTCTCTCTGGTGCCACTCTGGAGCTCACGAGTGTTCTGGAAGGCCAAGCACAAGTGTCTTGGGCTGGTTCTTTTCGCCTAGGGGTGGGGAATGGGTTGTACTCTTAGTTCCTGTCTGGTAAACCTCAGGCAGCCTCAATCTTTGAGTAACCTAGGTTTTAGGTAAAAATCCTCGAGGAACTGCCACCTAGATGGGTTCACCTCCTCCTGTCACCTTCCTGCCCAGTGCCTTCTCTGCTGCTGTCACCTCAGATTctgatctctgcctctgcctccctctctcagTGGGACTCTGTGTCTGTATGACCCAAAGATGGCCTACAGAAGAGACTTAGTAGCCACCTCAGTGATTTCATGTTTGCTGTGTCCACTGCCTGAAAGTAGCTGCCTTGTACATCTGTTCAGTTTAACTCAAGCTGAGATTACCCAGGAACACAGACTACGGAGCTGCACGTGGTATGACACATGTGTCATCCTAGaacttaagaggcagagacaggaagaccatgGGTTCAGTATCACACTCTGCTATGTAGCCAGTTCAGGGCCATCCTaggctacgtgagaccctgtctcaaaaagcaaaaccaaaactcaaaacaattcaGTATTGTTTGTAATGCCTAAAAGACTAGGCAATTGGCTAGTCCAGGAGTAGGgaattaaataaattatggtATAGCCACATAATAGAATTCTGAAGTCAAAGCAAAGACATACATAAATGTAGGATGATTccaaggaggagctagagattgaacctgggtccctgcTCATGCTCAGCAGTCACCCCACCACTGAGCTGTAGCCTAGGTCTGccctttactttttgttttgagccCAGGTCTCATTAAGAAGCTGTcttgagctgggcggtggtggtgcacacctttaatcccagcactcaggaggcagaggcaggcggatttctgagttcgaggccaccgtggtctacagagtgagttccaggacagccagagctacacagagaaaccctgtctcaaaaaaccaaagggcgggggggaaaaaaaaagaagctgtcTTGAATTCCCTATATAGAACAGGCAGACCTTGACCTCCTGCTTCTcctaccttagcctcccaagtagctgggatgacTGGCATGCACTACCAGGCCTGGGCAAGATATGTTATGAGGGAAACTGCAAACTGCTGAGCATTGTGTTCATCCGAGAGCCtttgtgtaaatatttatgtatttgtacatGAAATTTGCTGGTGGCAGATGTTTCTACTACTAAAATATGCTAATGATAGCTATATCAGGGAGAAGACAGGGTAGAAAAAGgttttatattttactgtttGAGATTTTCTGACTAGTCTATTACCAACTTCAACTGTgtttttttgaaaatagaattatgaatcattttaattttttaaattaataaattttaagttagctaatacttttctgttttaaaaatatgtaggtAGGAGgttgggatttagctcagtggtagggcgcTTGCCTAGTAAgtgccaggccctgggttccatcttcagTGCCAAGTGGGCAGGGGGGAAGAGGGGGGCGATATATAGTTCCAATCCTGGGAGAAAACAGCCTTCCAGTATCTTCCAGCTGAAGTgtatttctgtcactgtgacgCTCAAGAGTTACTGAAGTGTGTGAAGGGGATTTCACACATACAGTCCGGTTTCAGAGAATCATCTGGGGTGTGTTTTCTTCCTGCAGACCTTTTACTTGTCCATAGTTGACTTGTGTGAAAATGGCGGGAAGCGTCCTACCGCAAGTAGCAGTGCTAGTTTCACCAAAGAACAAGCAGACACTATTCGCAGAATCCGAAATAGTAAGGACAGCTGGGAGATGCTAGGAGTCAGACCTGGGGCCTCAAGGTAAGCAGCTTCAGGATGCTTAGTTCTGGAAGAGGCTCTGTTGCCGAAACTTGTTGACAGCCTTTCTTCTTCTGATTGCCTAGGAGCTTGAAGACGTAGAGATAAGTTTCATAAGGAC
This genomic window from Mus caroli chromosome 12, CAROLI_EIJ_v1.1, whole genome shotgun sequence contains:
- the Dnajc27 gene encoding dnaJ homolog subfamily C member 27 isoform X1, giving the protein MESNVPKRKEPAKSLRIKVISMGNAEVGKSCIIKRYCEKRFVSKYLATIGIDYGVTKVQVRDREIKVNIFDMAGHPFFFEVRNEFYKDTQGVILVYDVGQKDSFDALDSWLAEMKQELGPHGNMDNIVFVVCANKIDCSKHRCIDESEGRLWAESKGFLYFETSAQTGEGINEMFQTFYLSIVDLCENGGKRPTASSSASFTKEQADTIRRIRNSKDSWEMLGVRPGASREEVNKAYRKLAVLLHPDKCVAPGSEDAFKAVVNARTALLKNIK
- the Dnajc27 gene encoding dnaJ homolog subfamily C member 27 isoform X2 — protein: MESNVPKRKEPAKSLRIKVISMGNAEVGKSCIIKRYCEKRFVSKYLATIGIDYGVTKVQVRDREIKVNIFDMAGHPFFFEVRNEFYKDTQGVILVYDVGQKDSFDALDSWLAEMKQELGPHGNMDNIVFVVCANKIDCSKHRCIDESEGRLWAESKGFLYFETSAQTGEGINEMFQGGS